In Uranotaenia lowii strain MFRU-FL chromosome 2, ASM2978415v1, whole genome shotgun sequence, one genomic interval encodes:
- the LOC129744420 gene encoding uncharacterized protein LOC129744420 has protein sequence MPEKAAPSFGAFFYGLFSTSSCSSRTWSHTKHVTGRGPSHEGKADCFPTNETISIRTSRARTLAGSIPGRYHTSAEDGTQMHGNSLDWIQLHVSSTLPNVLVNRHRETLRVGTKPAGLLRRSLTSTSPAGSGSPVPDPVRFAKAVGAQNKNITARIRKSGARSC, from the exons ATGCCAGAAAAAGCAGCCCCTTCCTTTGG GGCTTTTTTCTACGGCTTATTTTCTACCAGCAGTTGCAGTTCGAGGACTTGGTCGCACACGAAACACGTCACTGGCAGGGGTCCTTCCCACGAGGGAAAAGCAGACTGTTTTCCCACGAACGAGACTATCTCAATCCGGACTTCCAGAGCCCGAACACTTGCCGGGTCTATTCCGGGTCGATACCACACATCCGCGGAAGACGGAACTCAGATGCACGGAAACTCTTTGGACTGGATACAATTGCATGTCAGCAGCACTTTGCCGAACGTGTTGGTGAATCGCCACCGCGAGACTCTTCGTGTCGGAACGAAGCCTGCTGGGCTTCTACGCAGGTCACTAACGAGCACATCACCGGCAGGATCCGGAAGTCCGGTGCCCGATCCTGTTAGGTTCGCCAAGGCAGTCGGCGCACAGAATAAGAACATCACCGCCAGGATCCGGAAGTCCGGTGCCCGATCCTGTTAG